A stretch of Besnoitia besnoiti strain Bb-Ger1 chromosome III, whole genome shotgun sequence DNA encodes these proteins:
- a CDS encoding hypothetical protein (encoded by transcript BESB_048400) — translation MALSNPCPGPYVSSSHDAYSCPQGLNIAAAPAYPTLGLPPTFVSSSVASLIPSVQSQAVCAGCSAGSAGGSHVRHADGSGLMGTGYTLHVPAYAAITPDRIAQPYAGGPPSYVLGPVYPPQPVFPQNLFSADMYRSGCAGNATSLAELQARNPSQCEGGPEACASLNLVSDNRACQPLEQQKSNASSAEPTAESTRAEHPITGSVASENFLPASIEGEHRELLPFSAPVPASYIEGRGGERKASAGQTAREKRRYREFLQAQIALRKERDRAERARELGVDFLPETKQHRPGLQGGTGDSSTNGKSAELQAETDAGIRRAFLGRRGSTPNHDTFKQMAQAPPTTDRLKQQKEYGEFLKRQAEQKRLERERAKDEEVAEDKRILEIARQMELSSSHSYRLPQTSQSRQRTRDLRLAAERTTIPGEPLVTGIQEGRDRSADHCAKQASSPPDGDICHSRSVPSDKRNGCSAPSSRQAEDPRGETLSLGGRRMEDALSQPKQALMSREGLDETRGGAEEQWRQKLIRRQLYQQALAEQIREKEARKEEEKQKRLKEQAEERRLMDEALEQEKRMPRTGRKHVRTSDEDADAFGLPRPSDGPPCQLSKGVNGFAASAATTVAVTPPPETMPSRDAAGRPSAVPDGPEGFEKPPPSSAGACTISPWVEATDKKSASCAVDGGHFPCGFTDHTLGYCRRYAVRCMGRCVGPGSPCQRMRDFTSCRPNTKSGEADTLDIVGLDLEAVRAEIKRQQDELRSMQLQQQLAQLQQRLQQDELNRALFGLLESRNVLLPSNGGHSSGASESESGVPVAARPQPPPLDISAVLRLEQRGAKLPDNRQEALARSVLQVAHGLTGGSLQPDATHQPTEKDVPASQATETALGGCLLRLLTPFFTHVLGDQRERVEKAEAPIEDRGGSPNAREDDPKAEAAEVHHGGRTSRGRSELSVRLEPPNSLSKEKERGGSERQRKAWSSSPPVPAIRASERQRGIRGGEAASARASSRNSDRSHGEGFDCGGVRSHFLRIDEVIDGFEKALETEAGGRQSRLGGTSRALSPPPSPACSLCCSHRQDAPNASCGMSLCTDYSLAFGDATASLALRIASATPSKKLDRCEGCPDWSCTRGERCASCDTDDSEESGINLEKLPQAMRRRFLSIRALDNLAARTFCVEDDSGTALGSEGDSICEPALPPVPAGSPSDFLRFIPLNYPSGMPRRAHSLSPLSRGLRLGIAPPVSSPGSGEAGASRRGGKKRGADKEPSKTPGKLFLALLQKRRAQTERLQRMKEPLRRKDRFRGRLTWDADIMHAFSRDLGSGLDAVANALAEAPQEETKDTKHDTEEKKLRRWSILRRAAKLSHRLSRKRISFAPDTIAAREQLVEESERGKNDTTVEDENENSQQPVPKASEN, via the exons ATGGCACTCTCGAACCCCTGCCCTGGGCCGTACGTTTCATCTTCTCATGACGCCTACAGCTGCCCACAAGGATTGAACATtgcggccgcgccagcgtATCCGACCCTCGGCCTTCCTCCTACTTTTGTCAGCAGCAGTGTCGCCTCGTTGATACCGTCCGTGCAGAGCCAGGCAGTCTGCGCTGGTTGTAGCGCTGGATCAGCAGGCGGCTCCCACGTTCGCCATGCAGATGGCAGTGGCCTGATGGGGACGGGTTACACACTCCACGTGCCTGCTTACGCCGCCATTACACCAGATCGCATAGCACAGCCGTACGCAGGTGGGCCCCCCTCTTACGTGTTAGGACCAGTATACCCTCCACAACCAGTATTTCCGCAGAACCTTTTCAGCGCAGACATGTATCGGTCCGGCTGCGCTGGAAACGCTACATCCTtggcggagctgcaggcTCGGAACCCCTCCCAATGTGAGGGGGGCCCCGAAGCTTGCGCTTCCCTCAACTTGGTCAGCGACAACAGAGCCTGCCAGCCACTTGAACAACAGAAATCGAATGCATCTTCTGCAGAGCCGACTGCAGAAAGCACCAGGGCGGAACATCCGATAACAG GCTCTGTTGCCAGCGAGAACTTCTTGCCTGCGAGTATCGAGGGCGAGCACCGTGAACTTCTTCCGTTTAGCGCGCCTGTGCCCGCGAGCTACATCGAAGGTCGGGGCGGAGAGCGGAAGGCATCTGCGGGTCAGACAGCTCGGGAAAAACGCAGGTACAGAGAGTTTTTACAAGCTCAGATTGCTCTGAGGAAGGAACGGGACAGAGCGGAACGAGCGCGCGAGCTAGGAGTCGATTTCCTCCCCGAAACAAAGCAACACCGACCCGGGCTTCAGGGCGGTACTGGCGATTCCAGCACAAACGGCAAGTCTGCAGAGTTGCAGGCAGAAACCGATGCCGGCATCAGGCGAGCCTTCCtcggcaggcgaggaagcaccCCAAATCATGACACGTTTAAGCAGATGGCCCAAGCTCCACCCACCACCGATCGCCTAAAACAACAAAAAGAGTACGGCGAGTTCCTAAAGAGGCAAGCGGAGCAGAAGAGGCTCGAGAGGGAGCGAGCTAAGGATGAGGAAGTAGCCGAAGACAAGCGGATACTCGAAATCGCTCGCCAGATGGAG CTCAGCTCTTCTCATAGTTACCGGCTTCCTCAGACCAGTCAAAGCAGGCAACGCACGAGAGACCTGCGACTGGCTGCGGAGCGAACTACGATACCCGGCGAGCCCCTCGTCACTGGCATCCAAGAGGGTCGTGATCGCTCGGCCGACCACTGCGCAAAACAAGCGAGTAGCCCGCCTGACGGTGACATTTGTCACTCCCGCAGCGTTCCGAGCGACAAGCGAAACGGCTGCAGTGCCCCTTCGTCTCGACAAGCAGAAGACCCACGAGGCGAAACATTGAGCCTCGGGGGCAGACGGATGGAAGATGCGCTGTCACAACCGAAGCAGGCGCTCATGTCTCGCGAAGGCTTGGATGAGACGCGGGGTGGAGCCGAAGAGCAGTGGCGCCAGAAGTTAATCAGGAGACAGCTTTATCAGCAAGCACTAGCGGAGCAGATTCGAGAGAAGGAAGCTCgaaaagaggaggaaaaacaGAAGAGACTGAAGGAGCAAGCCGAAGAACGGCGACTCATGGACGAGGCGCTGGAACAGGAGAAACGAATGCCGCGGACAGGACGAAAACACGTCAGAACGTCTGACGAGGATGCC GATGCCTTCGGACTCCCCCGCCCTTCTGATGGGCCTCCTTGCCAGTTGTCGAAGGGAGTTAACGGCTTtgccgcttctgcagcgacgaCTGTGGCAGTTACGCCTCCTCCTGAGACGATGCCGAGTCGGgacgccgccggcaggcCGTCCGCAGTGCCAGATGGCCCCGAAGGCTTCGAGAAACCTCCTCCGAGCTCTGCGGGAGCATGCACGATCTCGCCCTGGGTGGAAGCCACCGACAAGAAAAGCGCCAGCTGTGCGGTTGACGGCGGCCACTTTCCATGTGGCTTCACAGATCATACATTGGGCTACTGCCGCCGCTACGCTGTTCGCTGTATGGGTCGCTGCGTGGGCCCTGGGTCACCGTGTCAGCGAATGCGCGACTTCACCAGCTGCAGGCCAAACACAAAGTCTGGGGAAGCTGACACCTTAGACATCGTGGGGTTGGATCTAGAGGCTGTGCGAGCTGAGATCAAGCGGCAGCAAGACGAGCTACGCAGCATgcagctccagcagcagctggctcaactgcagcagcgtctgcaaCAGGACGAACTCAATCGGGCCCTGTTTGGGCTCTTGGAGAGCAGGAATGTGCTGCTTCCGTCGAACGGCGGTCACAGCTCGGGGGCAAGCGAATCAGAGAGTGGGGTTCCTGTTGCTGCAAGACCGCAACCCCCACCTCTTGACATTTCGGCGGTGCTCCGTCTGGAGCAGCGAGGGGCGAAGCTTCCAGACAACAGACAAGAGGCACTGGCGCGCAGTGTTTTGCAGGTGGCTCATGGTTTGACTGGCGGGTCGCTGCAGCCGGATGCGACGCATCAACCTACTGAAAAGGATGTTCCCGCTAGTCAGGCGACAGAGACCGCGCTGGGCGGCTGCTTGCTGCGTCTGCTTACTCCGTTTTTCACCCACGTGCTGGGGGATCAGAGAGAAAGAGTAGAAAAAGCTGAAGCGCCTATTGAAGACCGTGGTGGGAGCCCGAATGCACGTGAAGACGACCCgaaagcggaggcagcggaagtCCATCACGGCGGCCGCACGAGCAGAGGACGGAGCGAGTTGTCAGTCAGGCTGGAGCCGCCCAACAGCCTCtcgaaagagaaagaaagaggaggatCAGAAAGGCAGAGGAAAGCCTGGTCCAGCAGTCCCCCAGTGCCAGCTATCCGTGCCAGTGAGCGCCAACGAGGCATTCGCGGGGGAGAAGCGGCAAGCGCAAGAGCGTCGAGTCGAAACTCAGATAGATCACACGGGGAGGGATTTGACTGCGGAGGAGTCCGGTCCCACTTCCTACGAATCGACGAGGTGATTGACGGGTTTGAAAAGGCGCTGGAGACTGAGGCGGGCGGCCGCCAGAGCCGCCTAGGCGGCACGTCGAGAGCCTTGTCGCCCCCGCCTTCTCCCGCTTGCTCTCTCTGTTGCAGCCACCGACAGGATGCACCAAACGCGTCTTGCGGTATGTCCCTCTGCACAGACtactcgctcgccttcgggGATGCCACCGCCTCTCTGGCGCTCCGAATCGCTTCCGCGACGCCTTCAAAAAAACTCGATCGGTGCGAAGGCTGTCCGGACTGGAGCTGTACGCGAGGTGAACGATGCGCGAGCTGCGACACAGACGATTCAGAGGAAAGTGGAATCAACTTGGAAAAACTACCGCAAGCCATGCGGAGGCGGTTCCTCTCGATCCGAGCTCTGGATAATCTGGCAGCTCGGACTTTCTGCGTGGAAGACGACTCCGGCACCGCTCTTGGTTCAGAGGGCGATTCTATTTGCGAGCCTGCTTTGCCCCCTGTTCCTGCTGGATCCCCTTCGGACTTTCTTCGGTTCATACCCCTCAACTACCCTTCAGGTATGCCAAGAAGGGCTCACAGTCTCTCCCCGCTTTCGCGTGGTCTGCGGCTCGGGATTGCGCCACCGGTGTCTTCCCCGGGCTCTGGCGAGGCTGGAgccagcaggcgcggaggcaagAAACGTGGCGCAGACAAAGAGCCCTCAAAGACTCCGGGAAAGTTGTTTCTAGCTCTGCTGCAAAAACGACGGGCGCAAACCGAAAGACTTCAGAGGATGAAAGAGCCTCTCCGACGCAAAGATCGATTCCGGGGTCGGCTGACTTGGGACGCCGATATTATGCACGCTTTCAGCAGAGACCTTGGCAGCGGATTAGACGCCGTAGCAAATGCACTCGCAGAGGCTCCGCAGGAAGAAACGAAGGATACCAAACATGAcacagaggaaaagaagTTAAGGAGATGGAGcattctgcggcgcgccgccaagCTGAGTCATCGTCTAAGCAGGAAAAGGATCAGCTTCGCCCCGGACACCATCGCAGCACGCGAGCAGCTGGTAGAAGAAAGTGAGCGTGGGAAAAACGATACGACAGTGGAAGATGAAAATGAGAACTCCCAACAGCCGGTGCCGAAAGCCTCTGAAAACTAA